The following coding sequences are from one Trypanosoma brucei gambiense DAL972 chromosome 2, complete sequence window:
- a CDS encoding exportin-T, putative, with protein MSQLSSPIVFSMESFTQAMELTHTYQPGVTQQQRQEAEQYLMELRVTADGLNLAFGIINSEPVQDTCCFWAFNTIMHHLPRIARDVDDTKAEELYKTLFSFIYRYFFSSNAPTSVSGASLIGLTATSSSTVNCTVLSGVATGTRQRQSIDYLANKHAQMMVAGLQEFFPSRWRSFFDDAFELINRGASLQQHIRDSVTLYILRLFEYIDERVVSVRERSDRSRDQRARDMELKDAMREHVIPRATAFWHATLCECRQRVPELANICMSIVQTYIEWVDISLFFTAEWINLLYFMLSADTVRGAACECLCGLVEKKQVPAAKLESLRKLNVVDAVPRVVSLVPAPPESDEDVNFTESVAKLVREVSMQFLSLYEHITSNRNNYASWGGVSGARGNHANMSHNSSSAETATSPPSLSCVRSTESLDAEGGIDCTNVDCRNFQGRQQQQHSYFVPDGHLSVEFLGEVQVALDVVVPELLRLLSIRHDVVVDTLIPFIQMYIKSSALREEQAAQLLRALYDHTVIGGVAENEEPFWMDDIIDRRKQMHNIMRLLFRDHPAVVMPHLREVVARAASSASDPTTASAEGFGQTGVMGQDKDLKSHGIDNISNGRGLNCEGISAAVGGSSNTASSPEEAEAALRYLYELGESFRMEQLRDSSNEFAQLIFAVLTSEHLPQHTCSVVHVSYFEVLDRYCVFFTYHRNYIPLLLQRLLLMPHGVMNSSPNVRARICYLFGHLVQVLKSSLVPHAQDIITALQRILAATEYLLPSNRRDLYEAIGILLSTVPQLPAAGATEGTAMTLHVVQVVRQNLRDASVVGNIACAEAVADGISFLTALVKGLRGGGGGGSSGSGAAVNNATYTSPNKNSSGSGSNACSESIKINNATDGNSVSESTGEAVVAEVFHNVTSDVMEVFSTWHASPSVRDRIVQYFTQMAHLLPFDSMKVYVPVYTSNWLMWMEAVQELIKLLRFLLQFIHRSGPCVAEILSQLMPPLLEKVSAVGELSAEDDQSDIVSETMREQRDVYRQLFAVVHGAAQAQCAHVILFLPSVNLNALLVQLLTAIQLPGETELPKIALQIMTKVTATVEPCCTNNESSGAGRHPLRNDCSQGSTGAAGEAWMKFMLNDALRVVFARMLSPTFDLKDAKSLLFIGETGLLLKALMNKLGPADASLSVMLYETFSPLVGESEATGFISALQQQPGRFSTEMKMRFCNMLKFARQHYAA; from the coding sequence atgtCGCAACTGAGCTCCCCTATTGTGTTCTCAATGGAGAGTTTTACGCAGGCGATGGAGCTCACCCACACGTATCAGCCTGGTGTaacgcagcagcaacggcaagAGGCAGAGCAGTATCTCATGGAACTGCGTGTCACCGCCGATGGACTTAACTTAGCATTTGGTATCATCAATAGCGAGCCGGTGCAGGACACGTGCTGTTTTTGGGCATTCAACACCATCATGCATCATCTTCCTCGCATTGCGCGTGATGTTGATGACACCAAGGCGGAGGAACTCTACAAAACACTCTTCTCATTTATCTACCGCTACTTTTTTTCATCCAACGCGCCAACCTCAGTGTCGGGTGCGTCGTTAATAGGCCTTACGGCAACTTCCTCTTCTACGGTTAACTGCACTGTTCTGAGCGGTGTTGCCACAGGCACGCGGCAACGGCAGTCTATCGACTACCTTGCGAATAAGCACGCCCAAATGATGGTGGCTGGATTGCAAGAGTTCTTCCCGTCTCGCTGGCGTTCATTCTTTGATGATGCATTTGAGCTCATCAACCGTGGCGCATCCCTTCAGCAACATATTCGCGATTCTGTAACTTTGTACATATTGCGGCTGTTTGAATATATTGATGAACGTGTCGTCTCAGTGCGCGAGCGAAGTGATAGAAGCCGCGATCAGAGAGCGCGCGACATGGAGTTAAAGGATGCCATGCGAGAACATGTCATTCCTCGTGCTACTGCATTTTGGCATGCAACGTTATGTGAGTGCCGACAGCGGGTGCCTGAACTGGCAAATATTTGCATGAGCATCGTGCAAACCTACATTGAATGGGTCGAcatctctctcttctttacCGCGGAGTGGATCAACCTGCTGTACTTTATGCTCTCGGCAGATACCGTTCGCGGAGCTGCATGTGAGTGTCTGTGTGGGTTAgtagaaaagaagcaagtaCCCGCTGCGAAGTTAGAGTCACTGCGTAAGCTCAACGTCGTGGACGCGGTACCACGAGTTGTAAGTTTAGTACCTGCACCGCCAGAGAGTGATGAAGATGTGAACTTTACAGAATCGGTGGCGAAACTGGTGCGGGAGGTGTCTATGCAGTTCCTGTCGCTTTATGAACACATCACTAGCAACCGCAACAACTACGCCAGTTGGGGTGGAGTGAGTGGCGCTCGTGGAAACCATGCGAATATGAGCCACAATAGCAGCAGCGCGGAAACAGCTACGTCTCCACCCTCACTCAGCTGTGTGAGGAGCACGGAAAGCTTAGATGCAGAAGGTGGCATCGATTGCACCAACGTGGATTGCAGGAACTTTCAGGGgcgccaacagcaacaacactcATATTTCGTTCCTGATGGTCACCTGTCTGTGGAGTTCCTTGGTGAGGTTCAAGTAGCGTtagatgttgttgttccgGAATTGTTGCGACTGCTAAGCATTCGTCACGACGTTGTTGTGGATACACTTATTCCATTCATCCAAATGTATATCAAGTCCTCTGCTCTGCGTGAGGAGCAGGCAGCACAGCTCCTTCGTGCACTTTACGACCACACGGTCATAGGAGGCGTGGCAGAGAATGAGGAACCTTTTTGGATGGATGACATCATCGACCGCCGCAAGCAGATGCACAACATAATGCGGCTGTTGTTTAGGGATCATCCTGCAGTTGTAATGCCGCATCTTCGGGAAGTCGTTGCGCGGGCCGCTAGTAGCGCCTCCGATCCAACGACCGCTTCTGCTGAAGGTTTCGGTCAGACCGGAGTGATGGGGCAGGACAAGGATTTAAAGTCGCATGGAATTGATAACATTAGCAATGGGAGAGGCCTCAACTGTGAAGGGATTAGTGCGGCTGtaggcggcagcagcaataCGGCTAGCAGCCCGGAAGAGGCTGAGGCTGCACTGCGCTACTTGTATGAATTAGGTGAATCCTTTCGCATGGAGCAACTGCGGGACAGCTCCAATGAGTTTGCTCAACTCATATTCGCTGTGCTCACCTCAGAGCACCTTCCACAGCATACCTGCTCTGTTGTACACGTAAGCTATTTCGAGGTTTTGGACCGTTACTGCGTCTTTTTCACGTACCATAGGAATTACATACCACTACTTCTTCAACGACTGCTGCTTATGCCACATGGCGTTATGAACTCGAGTCCGAACGTGCGCGCCCGAATTTGTTACTTATTTGGTCACCTCGTGCAGGTGCTCAAGTCATCCTTGGTGCCACATGCGCAAGATATCATTACTGCACTTCAACGTATCCTCGCCGCTACGGAGTACCTCCTACCCAGCAACCGGCGGGATTTATACGAGGCCATTGGAATTTTACTGAGCACAGTGCCGCAGTTACCCGCTGCTGGTGCAACGGAAGGAACGGCCATGACGCTTCATGTCGTTCAAGTCGTGAGGCAAAACCTTCGGGATGCCTCCGTCGTAGGTAACATCGCTTGCGCCGAGGCGGTGGCGGACGGGATATCATTTCTCACAGCCCTGGTGAAGGGGctccgtggtggtggtggtggtggtagtaGCGGTAGTGGCGCCGCAGTAAATAACGCAACTTATACCTCCCCTAATAAAAACAGTAGCGGCAGCGGAAGCAACGCATGTAGCGAAAGTATTAAAATTAATAATGCTACAGACGGTAATTCGGTTTCGGAATCCACCGGTGAGGCAGTGGTGGCTGAGGTATTTCATAACGTTACATCCGATGTAATGGAAGTATTCAGTACATGGCACGCGTCTCCATCCGTACGAGACCGTATAGTGCAGTACTTCACACAAATGGCTCATCTACTTCCCTTCGACTCCATGAAGGTGTATGTTCCTGTGTACACTAGCAACTGGTTGATGTGGATGGAAGCGGTACAAGAGTTGATCAAACTCCTACGGTTCCTTCTTCAGTTTATTCACCGAAGTGGCCCCTGCGTGGCAGAAATACTCTCGCAACTTATGCCGCCTCTGCTCGAGAAAGTTAGTGCCGTGGGTGAACTCTCCGCTGAGGATGATCAATCAGATATTGTGTCGGAAACCATGCGGGAACAGCGAGATGTGTATCGACAGCTATTTGCCGTCGTTCATGGTGCTGCGCAAGCACAGTGTGCGCACgtcattctttttctcccgtCTGTCAATCTCAATGCCTTGTTAGTTCAGCTTCTCACGGCAATTCAACTTCCTGGAGAAACGGAACTACCGAAGATTGCGCTTCAAATCATGACGAAGGTCACAGCCACCGTTGAACCATGTTGTACGAACAATGAAAGCAGCGGCGCTGGCCGCCACCCTCTTCGCAACGACTGTAGTCAAGGAAGCACTGGAGCTGCTGGTGAAGCATGGATGAAGTTCATGCTAAATGATGCTTTGCGCGTTGTATTTGCTCGGATGCTTTCCCCTACCTTCGACCTCAAGGACGCGAAGAGCCTTCTTTTCATCGGCGAGACTGGGCTCCTGCTAAAGGCACTCATGAATAAACTTGGCCCCGCAGACGCTTCACTTTCCGTGATGTTATATGAAACATTTTCACCGTTGGTGGGTGAAAGTGAAGCGACGGGCTTTATATCAGCTCTGCAACAGCAGCCGGGGCGCTTCTCAACGGAGATGAAGATGCGCTTCTGCAATATGCTGAAGTTTGCGAGGCAACATTACGCAGCGTAG